Proteins from a single region of Pongo abelii isolate AG06213 chromosome 17, NHGRI_mPonAbe1-v2.0_pri, whole genome shotgun sequence:
- the ZNF24 gene encoding zinc finger protein 24 produces the protein MSAQSVEEDSILIIPTPDEEEKILRVKLEEDPDGEEGSSIPWNHLPDPEIFRQRFRQFGYQDSPGPREAVSQLRELCRLWLRPETHTKEQILELVVLEQFVAILPKELQTWVRDHHPENGEEAVTVLEDLESELDDPGQPVSLRRRKREVLVEDMVSQEEAQGLPSSELDAVENQLKWASWELHSLRHCDDDGRTENGALAPKQELPSAVESHEVPGTLNMGVPQIFKYGETCFPKGRFERKRNPSRKKQHICDECGKHFSQGSALILHQRIHSGEKPYGCVECGKAFSRSSILVQHQRVHTGEKPYKCLECGKAFSQNSGLINHQRIHTGEKPYECVQCGKSYSQSSNLFRHQRRHNAEKLLNVVKV, from the exons ATGTCTGCACAGTCAGTGGAAGAAGATTCAATACTTATCATCCCAACTCCAGATGAAGAGGAAAAAATTCTGAGAGTGAAGTTGGAGGAGGATCCTGATGGCGAAGAGGGATCAAGTATCCCCTGGAATCATCTCCCAGACCCAGAGATTTTCCGACAGCGATTCAGGCAGTTTGGATACCAGGATTCACCTGGGCCCCGTGAGGCTGTGAGCCAGCTCCGAGAACTTTGCCGTCTGTGGCTCAGGCCAGAGACGcacacaaaagaacaaatcttgGAGCTGGTAGTGCTGGAGCAGTTTGTTGCCATCCTACCCAAAGAGCTACAGACTTGGGTTCGAGATCATCATCCAGAGAATGGAGAGGAGGCAGTGACAGTGCTGGAGGATTTGGAGAGTGAACTTGATGACCCTGGACAACCG GTTTCTCTCCGTCGACGAAAACGGGAAGTACTAGTAGAAGACATGGTATCTCAAGAAGAAGCTCAGGGATTACCAAGTTCTGAGCTTGATGCTGTGGAGAACCAGCTCAAGTGGGCATCCTGGGAGCTCCATTCCCTAAGGCACTGTG aTGATGATGGTAGGACTGAAAATGGAGCACTAGCTCCAAAGCAGGAGCTTCCTTCAGCAGTAGAATCCCATGAAGTTCCTGGCACTCTCAATATGGGTGTTCCTCAAATTTTTAAATACGGAGAAACCTGTTTCCCCAAGGGCAGgtttgaaagaaagagaaatcccTCTCGAAAGAAACAACATATATGTGATGAATGTGGAAAACACTTCAGTCAGGGCTCAGCCCTTATTCTTCATCAAAGAATTCACAGTGGGGAGAAACCTTATGGATGTGTTGAGTGTGGGAAAGCATTCAGCCGAAGTTCCATTCTTGTGCAACACCAGAGAGtccacactggagaaaaaccttacaaatgtcttgaatgtgggaaagcctttagccAGAATTCGGGGcttattaatcatcagagaatcCATACTGGGGAGAAACCTTACGAATGCGTTCAGTGTGGGAAATCGTATAGTCAAAGCTCAAATCTTTTTAGACATCAGAGAAGACACAATGCAGAAAAACTTCTGAATGTTGTGAAAGTTTAA